The proteins below are encoded in one region of Ostrea edulis chromosome 3, xbOstEdul1.1, whole genome shotgun sequence:
- the LOC130053156 gene encoding uncharacterized protein LOC130053156, translating to MFGSLSPLSINTEHGETMKSAEVVSSPPVKPLLDDPRLTATINTGYEYLTSVSCLSEDQVWTRGDNETMKLLNLQSKLLTSIQTKLGNEPRDIAVTRDGDLVYTDTTNNTVNLIKNKQIHTVITQQGWRPRYVCCTASNHLLVTMFSDDYKQSKVVRYSGSTETQSIQFDDQGRPLYSPRSFLAYNTKYVSENRNLDICVADNDASAVVVVNQSGKLRFRYTGHPSNTEQLFNPFGITTDSQSHILTADCDNHRIHILDQDGQFLRYIHCDLVRPWGLCVDIRDNLFVAECDTVKVKKIQYL from the coding sequence atgtttggttctctgtcgccattatccattaatacAGAACATGGCGAgacaatgaagtcagcagaagttgtatcgtctcctccagtcaaaccactgcttgatgaccCGCGCCTCACCGCCACCATAAACACTGGATATGAATATCTAaccagtgttagctgtctgagtgaagatcaagtctggacacgcGGGGATAACGAAACCATGAAGCTtctcaacctccagagtaaactactgacatcaatacaaaccaagttaGGGAACGAACCGcgggacatagcagtgacacgggacggagatcttgtttatactgacactACTAATAACACCGTgaacttaattaagaataaacagatacatacCGTGATCACACAACAGGGGTGGAGACCTCGCTATGTCTGCTGTACCGCGTCTAAccatctcctggttaccatgttCAGTGATGATTACAAACAATCCAAAGTtgtgcgttactccggctccacagagacacaaagcattcagtttgatgaccagggtcgtcctctctattcaCCTCGTAGTTTCTTAGCATATAACACTAAATACGTCAGTGAAAACAGGAActtggatatctgtgtggctgacaaTGACgctagtgcagtagtggtggtcaatcagtcaggaaaactccgatttagatacactggtcatccctctaataccgagCAATTATTTAATCCattcggcatcactacagacagccagagtcacatcctgacagcagactgtgacaatcaccgtatccacatcctagatcaggacggacagtttcttcgttacattcactgtgatttagtACGTCCatggggtttatgtgtggacatcagagacaacctctttgtggctgagtgtgACACtgtaaaagtgaagaaaatccaatatctataa